The Panthera leo isolate Ple1 chromosome D1, P.leo_Ple1_pat1.1, whole genome shotgun sequence region tttgtctttctctgactgacttatttcacttagtataaaacactctagctccatccacattgttgcaaatggcaagatttcattctttttgatgactaatattccatcatatatatacatatatatttatatatacataccatatttatacatactatatatacactcatatatatacattatataaacacatacatattatacattatatatacacatatattataagtatatatttatatatacatactatatttatagtagcattatcaacaatagctaaactacagagagagcccaaatgtccagcaactgatgaatggataaagaagatgtggctctctctatagtttggctattgttgataatgctactataaacattgatgtgcatatatcccttcaaacctatatttttatatcctgtgggtaaatacctagtagtgcaattgctgggtggtagggtagttctatttttaattttttgaggaacctccatactgtgttccagagtggctgcactggtttgtattcccaccaacaataaaaaaacaatttgccaaatcctccccaacatctgttgtttcctgtgttgttaattttagccattctgacaggtgtgggtggtatctcattgtggttttgatttgtattttcctgaggatgagtgatgttgagcatcttttcatgtgtctactagacatctggttgtcttctttggaaaaatgtctattcatgtcttctgcccatttcttaactagattacttggttttggggtgttaagtttggtaagctctttctagattttggtactaaccctttatcagatatgtcatttgcaaatatcttctcccatcccgcaggctgccttttagttttgttgattgtttccttcactgtgcagaagctttttgtcttgatgaagtcCAACAGTTGCCCTTGGATTATCATTATTGTGCCAGGTCTACTCTTCTCCTTGTGGTCCATGAGAAGCATGTCCACAGCTAAGGCCTGGAATAGCTCTTCAGTAACCATGTTCATCTTCCTGGGATTTGCAGACCATCCAGAACTCCAGACCCTTCTCTTTGTGACCTTCCTGGGTATCTATCTTGTGACACTGGCCTGGAACCTGGCCCTCATCTTTTTGATCAGAGGTGACCCCCGTCTGCAcacacccatgtacttcttcctcagcaACTTGTCTTTCATCGACATCTGCTACTCTTCTACAGTGGCCCCCAAGATGCTCACTGATTTCTTCCGGGAGCAAAAGACCATATCATTCTTGGGCTGTGctgctcagttttttttctttgtcagtatGGGTCTTACTGAGTGCTTCCTCCTGACTGCCATGGCATACGACAGATACGCAGCCATCTCCAATCCCCTGCTCTACACAGCCATCATGTCCCAGGGCCTCTGCACACGCATGGTGCTTGGGGCATATGTTGGTGGCTTCCTGAGCTCCCTGATCCAGGCCAGCTCCATATTTCAGCTTCACTTCTGCGGACCCAACATTATCAATCATTTCTTCTGTGACCTCCCTCCAGTACTGGCACTTTCTTGCTCTGACACCTTTCCTAGTCAAGTGGTGAATTTTCTCGTGGTAGTCACTATTGGGGGGACATCGTTCCTCATCCTCATCATCTCCTACAGTTACATAGGAACTGCTGTCTTGAAAATCCGTTCAGTGGAAGGCCGAAAGAAAGCCTTCAGCACATGTGCCTCACACTTGATGGTGGTGACTCTGTTGTTTGGGACGGCCCTTTTCATGTACCTGAGACCCAGCTCCAGCTACTCGCTTGGCAGGGACAAGGTAGTGTCTGTGTTCTATTCACTGGTGATCCCCATGCTGAACCCTCTCATTTACagtttgaggaacagagagatcaAAGATGCCCTATGGAAGGTGTTGGAGAAGAAGAAACTGTTTTCCTAGTTCAcgactgaaaatatatttctccaGAGACAAATGATCTCTGGCATCTACCTCCATCTCTGACATTGACAAGGGAGACATCTTGTGTGCATATTTGAAAATGGAGGCTCCTCCCACCAGATTTCTCTCACCATTCCTCATGGCCATCTGCCTACTGACGCACCATGGATAGTCAAAAGGAGGAAGAGATTACTTCAGCAAAAACATCACCCCAGGATACCCAATTGGTATTACAACAACCACCTTTTATTGGATGCTTAATGAGTACCAGACACAAAcgttatttaattaaattatgacACACATAGCACCGTCCCCATGTtataaatgaggagacagagtCCCAGCAAGGAAGACTGACTTGCCCAGGACCATACAGGAAAAGGTTGAACCCATTCAGACCCAGGTTTTCTGAACTCCAGAGCCAGTGCTCTGCCCAAATGCTACCTTCCACATTCAACAACAAACAACCTTGAAGTTGTACAAGTGTATGACTCTTGTTACTGGCATATGGCAGAACCCAAAAAGATACACTATGTATGGTTGAGGTAAATGAGAGGAATGATACCTACTCCATTAAACACTCTTCCAAGACCTCCCTGTTGGATTCCCATTACAGCTACTCAATAATTTGCTAACACTGAAGGACAATACCCTTTGCCGCCATTTTTCTCTATCTCCACTACATTGGGGCCTAGAAATTCTGAACTCAACGGAATCACATCAGTGCTCTTCTTCCCAGTCTCAATCACCGAAACCACCTAGTTGGTCAGTATCTTCTAGATTTCTACCATGTCATCCTGTTCAGCACCTGACTCCATTTCATAGTATGGTCTCCTTTTCTCACCATATTCTGAGTTCTTCTTGCTCTCTTCTATTTGAACCCATTGGTCCTATAAGATCCTTGCTTCTTTCCCTGTATAGATTAGCCCTTGCAGACCCACAGTGAGTATTATTTGCTATCATCTCAGGAAGGTATACCCGAGGCTCTCACCTCCAGGTCATTACTCCTTTATGGAAGGTACTTACACTGGCATTGATCAGCACAACCATTTCTCCTGGCAAATCCCTCTCTCATTGGTCTGTGGCTCTGTTCCCTTCCCAACATACTGACTTTCCATTCGTGCAGGTCTAGTGGATATGCAGAAagatttaatttgattttgttGTTCATGTAAGTGgattaattatttcctttgtatCTGGAAGAGTGTAAAGAATGCATGGGGAAGAAAGATATCTGTGTTAGGTCTCCTGGTTTCTCCAGTCTCCTAAATTCATTCCCACCCAAGGTCAAGCAAACTTAAAATGACCCATAGAAATAACACCCAATGGTATTACCCAATGGGTAACTTTTCCTGAAGTTCCTTTATCAGTTACCTTTATGAATATTAGAACCCATATGACATCATTGTATTGGAAAGTCTGGGGATCATTTCTACTGATGGTTGCTACACCCTGGACAGCTCTAGTTTTGTGCTTCCCCAGCTGGCTGAGGATAATGTGAGGAGGTCtttgtgattatttaaaatgtaagatcCAATGGAGGGGCCAAGAAGAGCAGACCTCAGGACCAAAAAATAGATTATTCCTTTGAAGCTTAGCATTGATATGCTtgaattctgggtttttttttaatccaaatgaaTACAACTTGATTAAGGataattattctttcttcctaaaaGAAGTGATTCAATTTAtgaaaattatgggaaaaggtttacttaaagaaaatctttattcAATATCAGATCATCTTACCTTCTTCTTTAAGTTCAAACATACACACATcccctttgtttttccttatgtCTTATTTTGCAACCAATCTTAGTTCATATACCATAGACCTCCACGTGACCTCATGAAGGAGCTTTACATGTAAGCTTTACACATAAGTACATGTAAAATGTGGCCTCTACATAGTTTGATCTGAGGAATCTGAGTGTATTAGTTTATTATCACTACTGTAAACTAATTGCCACAAACTAAGTGTCTTCAAACCACATACATTAATTATCTCAACGTTCTGTAGGTTCGAATTTTGAAAAAGGTCTCACTGGGTTGAAATCAAGGCATCGGCAGGgttgtgttcctttctggaagctctaggatagactccatttccttgccttccccagcttctagaggccacctgcattcttTAGCTGGTggttcccttcctccatcttcaaaaccagtgATGTCACATCTATGCTGAGCTGGGAAaggttctctgttttttttttttttaactatgtgtttaattttaattccagtgcagttaacatacagtgttatattagtttcaggcgtacaatacagtgattcaacaattgcatacattattcagtgctcatcatgataagtgtactcttaatccccttcacctattcccccattccctcacccacccaccttccctctaaTAACCatatgtttgttctctatagttcaaaGTCTGcttcttgtactctctctctctctctctctctctctctatctatctatctccctgcctccctctttttccctttgctcctttgttttgtttcttaaattcctcataggagtgaaattatatggtatttgtctttctctgtctggcttatttcgtttagcattatactctctagctcaaTCCAAActgttgcaaataacaagatttcattctttccttatagatgagtaatattccattatgtatgtacacacacacacacacacaaacaccctaTCTATTCATCTAccctcaaacagttaaaaatgaaactactgTATGATTCAGTAATCGTACTACTGGgtccttaccaaaaaaaaaaaaaatacaaaaacactaattcaaagggatacaagcacctctatgtttattgtagcattatttacaatatccaagttatggaaacagcccaagtgtccattgatagatgagaGGTTCTCTGCCTTTAAAGACTTTTGTGATTATATTttgcccacctggataatccaggaaaaCCTCCTTGTTTCAAGGCCCATAATTCAATCACATCTGAAAAGTCCCTTTTGCCTGAAGGATAATCTACTTATGGGCTCCTGGTATTCAGATGTAGGCATCTTTGAGGAGCCACGCTTCTGCTTATTTAGTTCTATTAATACCTATCACTTGATTTGAGCTTATGAGGCCAGCTCTCAAAAACATTCATGAGTTCCCCATGGCCCTCAAAGTTAGTCTTTAACATGCATTATTAAGTCCCTTTTGCTTTTCAATATAGTCCTGCTTACCTCTATAGCTTTTCACCCCCTCCCTAGCACTTTGGGATCTGGACAGCACTGTCACATGACAACAACAACTCCttgtcttcctccccttcttcttcttcttcttcttcttcttcttcttcttcttcttcttcttctccttcttcttcttcctcctcctcctcttcctcttcttcctcttcctcctcttcctcctattCTTCCTCAACtacttcttcttctccttcttcttcctcttccccttcctcccttctccccctccttcttcttcttcttcttcttcttcttcttcttcttcttcttctccttctccttcctattCATCTACTTCTGCTGGTTCTTCTTCTTCTGCCTTGAGCTCTTTACACaatgaattttctctttcctccatacCCTTTTCAGTTAACTAATGGCTTCTCATCTGTCAGGTCTCTGCTCAGGAAGCACTTCCTCTATGAAGATTTGCCCACCCTTTTCCCAAATCCAAAACATAATCATTTACTCAGTCGTTGCACTAACATGACTGTTTGCAATTTCTTGATCTGTAACTTGTCCTATACACTAGATTATAAtttccttgaggacagagactgACCCTTGTTCACTGTTGTTCTCCCAGGACCTAACACAGTGGCATATAGTAGGCatggaataaatatttgtttgataaATGAACGATTCACTGTTCATAGTAATTTTGGCTTTTGCTGAGTATAGTGCTTATATTATTGCCTTGTGGTATGGCTAACAAGGTTTCTTATAGATTTATTTCAATGAAAGAGAGATCGAACAAAATTAGACCCCTCTTCCCAtctattactcttttttaaaatgttttaagaaagctttttttttaaaaaaaaaaaagcttatttatttattttgagagagagagtgagagtaggggagaggcagagagagagagaatctcaagcaggctccgagttgtcagcacagagctggacatggggctagaactcaggatactgtgagatcatgacctgaactgaaatcaagagtcagacgctcaactgactgagccacccaggtgccccaagggagcTTTTAATTAAACTGCTACTCATAACAATTCAAAACTTGGTAGCACTAATTTTTGTAAGTATAACACAACTAGAGACAGTTAAAGAGGAAAGCAAAAACCAGAGCATCAGCACAAATAAAACACCCTATACATCAATCCTCAATCACTTTCCATCTTTGCTGTCTCTAAGCATCATTTATTTAAGCCCATACAGGATTGCTTAATTGCAGTGAGAGGTGTGCTACCATGTTCCTGGCTTGAATGGGCTTGCATCTTCAATCAGGTATCAAAGCACCTATTTCCCTAATCTGAGAAATCTAACCCAGTTTGTGCCCAAAAGCAAGTGTGAGCCCACCCTGAAGCTTCTtcagcctcccctgccccctttctctctaacCATAGACAACAGGGAAAAGAGACGACTGGATCACAAGGTGAATCTACTGTTTCCAGAACAAAACACTCTGGAGGTCATTTTTCTCCGTCTCATGCAGAAATCTTCCCTCTCTGAAATGTGGCTCCTTCCCCTTAGAAATGAAAAGCTGACTTAACTCGGTGAGAGGACAAagggattttataaaatatttacaaatccaaTTTTGCCAGAAACACTTTGtggaacatatttaaacattaaataacctatttttttttaagttttgaggcAGAGATAAAAAtctccactttttaatttttactctttctagtttcaaaatattttatcctagtttcaaaattcaaaacattttaactCTTTGTAGTCTCAAATATGCATTCACTGCACATAATAAAGCAAGTTGCAAAAAAGTGAagttatatgctttttaaaagttaaaatgctACATGGCAATTAGAAAAGAtaggtaaatatttatgaaggctTGGAGTAGAAAAATCTCTCTAAACTTAATGCTCAAAGCAaaccatgaataaaaaaaaaaggatgggttTGACTATGATAGTGTTAAACTCTgtatgacaggggtgcctgggtggctcagttggttaagcatctgacttcagctcaagtcgtgatctcgtggtttgaaTTCAacccctgcatctggctctgcactctcagcacagagcctacctcagatcctctgtctccctctctctatctgcccctccctcactctctctctctcaaaaataaacaagcattaaaaaattaaaaaataaaataaaatctgtatgacaaacaaaacataaagaaaattaaaggactGTATGTTTAGCCAAGGAAAATATGCATGCCACCTATAGTAGACAATAGttttataggggctcctgggtggctcagtcggttaagcatctgacttcaactcaagtcatggtctcacagtttgtgatttttgagccccacgtggggctcactgctgtcagtgcagagcccgcttaggatcctctgtccctctgtctctctgccccccgacTCTTGtgtgctctatctttctctcaaaaataaacatttaaaaaatagtttaggtaaatgtctcttacaaacaaaattagaaaaagataaaccaatagaaaaaaatgggcaCAGTTATGAGCAAGCAATTCACAAAAGGAGAaacacaaatggctaataagttGGTGAGAAAATACTTGACTGTAGTAATATTCAAAGGAATGTAAATGTGGGTGCGCCTGTTTgactcagtctgtggagcatgggACTGTGgatcttgaggttgtgaattcgagccctagttccatgttgggtgcataagtaacttaaaaatataatctgtaaaaaaaaaaaaaaaggaaatgaaaatgtaaccATGAGAAAATTTTTTGTTAGAAAGACGGGTTAAAAGTAACCATAATACTGAATGCTAACAAAGGTACA contains the following coding sequences:
- the LOC122200186 gene encoding olfactory receptor 5A1 yields the protein MSTAKAWNSSSVTMFIFLGFADHPELQTLLFVTFLGIYLVTLAWNLALIFLIRGDPRLHTPMYFFLSNLSFIDICYSSTVAPKMLTDFFREQKTISFLGCAAQFFFFVSMGLTECFLLTAMAYDRYAAISNPLLYTAIMSQGLCTRMVLGAYVGGFLSSLIQASSIFQLHFCGPNIINHFFCDLPPVLALSCSDTFPSQVVNFLVVVTIGGTSFLILIISYSYIGTAVLKIRSVEGRKKAFSTCASHLMVVTLLFGTALFMYLRPSSSYSLGRDKVVSVFYSLVIPMLNPLIYSLRNREIKDALWKVLEKKKLFS